DNA from Comamonas serinivorans:
CTGGCTGAGTGCCACCGAGCTACCCGCTGGCGATCCACACGGCCCTCCCCGGCGCCGTATCATGTCGGCCCCTTGCCAAATGACCACTGGCCACCATGATCCGAATCGCTGAATTGCGCCTGCCGCTGTCCGCGGCCGAGGCGCCCGAATCCGCCCTGCGCGCCCTCGCGGCCCAGAAGCTGGGCCTGCCGCCCGATGACTTGGCCCAGCTCACCGTGTTCAAGCGCAGCTTCGACGCGCGCAAGGCCGAGCTGCTGGCCGTCTACATCGTCGACCTGAGCCTCAGCCGGCCCGAGGACGAGGCGCCGCTGCTGGCCCGCTTCGGCCAGGACCCGCACGTGCAGCCCACACCCGACATGACCTGGCACGCGCCCGTGCAGGGCCCGCTGGCCGGGCAGGACGCGCGGCCGCGCCCCGTCGTCATCGGCTTTGGGCCCTGCGGCATGTTTGCGGCCCTGGTGCTCGCGCAGATGGGCCTCAAGCCCATCGTGCTGGAACGCGGCAAGACCGTGCGCCAACGCACCAAAGACACCTGGGGCCTGTGGCGCAAGCGCGAGCTGACGCCCGAAAGCAACGTGCAGTTTGGGGAGGGCGGCGCTGGCACGTTCTCGGATGGCAAGCTGTACTCCCAGATTCGCGACCCGCGCCACCTGGGCCGCAAGGTGATGCGCGAATTCGTGCAGGCCGGCGCGCCCGACGAAATCCTCTACGTCGCCCACCCGCACATCGGCACCTTCAAGCTGGTCAAGGTGGTCGAAAACATCCGCGAACAGATCAAGGCCCTGGGCGGCGAGGTGCGCTTCGAGCAGCGCGTGACCGACATCGTGGTGGAGAGCGGTCCGCAGGGCCGGCATTTGCGCGGCCTGCAGGTGCTGGACCAGGCCACGGGCCAGAGCCAGACGCTGCGCTGCGACCACGCGGTGTTCGCGCTGGGCCACAGCTCGCGCGACACCTTCGCCATGCTGTACACGCACGGCGTGACCCTGCACGCCAAGCCATTCTCGATCGGCTTCCGGGTCGAGCACCCGCAAGGCCTGATCGACCGCGCCCGCTGGGGCCGGCACGCCGGCCATCCGCTGCTCGGTGCGGCCGACTACAAGCTGGTGCACCACGCCAGCAACGGCCGCGCCGTCTACAGCTTCTGCATGTGCCCGGGCGGCACCGTGGTGGCCGCCACCAGCGAGCCCGGCCGCGTGGTCACCAACGGCATGAGCCAGTACTCGCGCAACGAGCGCAACGCCAACGCCGGCATCGTGGTGGGCATCACACCTGAGGACTATCCCCGCTCGCCGTTGGAATTTGAACGGGAACTGGGCCATACCCATGGTGTCGAGGCCTTGGCCGCCGACGCGCACCACCCGCTGGCGGGCATCGTGCTGCAGCGCCAGCTCGAGACCCGCGCCTACGAGCTGGGCGGGCGCGACTACTCGGCGCCGGGCCAGCTGGTGGGCGACTTCGTCGCCGGCCGGCCCTCGCGCGAGTTCGGCGAGGTGCAGCCCTCGTACAAGCCCGGCGTCACGCTGGGTGACCTGCACCCCAGCCTGCCGGCCTACGCCATCGAGGCCATGCGCGAAGCCTTTCCGGCCTTCGGCAAGAAGATCAAAGGCTTTGACCGCAGCGACGCCGTGTTGACGGGCGTGGAGACGCGCACCTCGTCGCCCGTGCAGTTCGCGCGCGACGAGGCCTTCCAGAGCCCCGGCGTGCGCGGCCTGTTCCCGGCCGGCGAAGGCGCGGGCTACGCGGGCGGCATCCTGTCGGCCGGCGTGGACGGCATCAAGGTCGGCGAAGCCGTCGCGCTGGCCATGCAGGCGCAAAGCTGACCCGCCGCCACGGCAGACGGTACAGCGCCATCAGCCCGAGGGAAGGGAAGCGCCGACCCGAGGCTTGCCACCCAGCGTGGGCGGCGTGACGATCAACGGGGTCGGTGCCCGCCGACTCCGCGTGCACGGCGCGCCCGCCTGACTGGGGCTGGGTCACCGCGTCGCGGGCCCTGGCTTCGGCGTGGGAATCATCGCCAAATCCGCTGACCGGAGCGTGCACCAGCTCGGATTCAACGCCTTGATCGCGGCGCGCCCGCAGCCTTGAGGAGGTCGTGCAACCCACATGCCTCGACCGCCCCTTGACGCGGCGCCCCGTGCCGTTCAGGCAACACGCCGGCCCTGGCCCTCGCATCGAGCCGGTTGATCGTGACTTAGATTAAACATAAAGTATTAATTTTTGACAAACGATTGGCTGGCCATGCTCACCTCACCCCGACGCCTTCAGCGATCGCCCTTCAGCTGGCGCCATGCCGCATGCTTGGCCGTGCTGGCCGGCGCCAGCGCGGCCGCCTCTGCCCAGACGCTGGACTACAGCCTGGCCCTGACCGATGGCGTGGTGCCCGACTACCACTTCGACGACGGCATGCCGTGCAACATCCACACCGAGCGGGGCGAAACGCGGTACCGAACCCTCCAGATGCAGGTCACCACAGCTGGGGACTACCGCTTCCTGGACGCCAAAGCCGATGTCGCCTACGACGGCTACCCGGACGGCAGCCTGGGCATCTACGGCGGCACCTTCAACCCCGCCAGCCCGGCCACCCACTGCGTCGCCAGCCTGGACGACGACCAAACCTACACGCTGCCCGCCGGGGTGTACACGCTGGTGTTGGCCTCGCAAAACGACATGGCCGAAATCCCTGGTAACTACCGCTACACCATCAGCGGTCCGGCTGCGGTGGTGCTGCGCGCGTCTGGTTCAGACGCCACGAAGTCGGTGCCCAGCCTGGGCGGCTGGGGCTTGGCCATGCTGACCGGCATGGCGGCCCTGCTCGGCGGACGCCGGCTGCGCCAGCGCAAGCCTTGAGCCGCGCGCGCCGCCAGGGGTCGCGCCGATCCACCGGCCCGCATGGGCTGAGCGCCGGCACGCCAAGAGCAACCCGGTCCGGCCACAGGTCACGCGACTCGAGTTGGGGCGGCAGTTCACTGGCTTGAACGCCAAATCCAGCAGTATCCGCACATCCCGATGACAAATCCATCGGAATGGGCAAATACTGCCATTCAAGAACGCTGAGCGGCAGCCGTTGCCCCGGGCCGGTAGTGGGCGGCATCGGTCGTGAAATCGGCATGGCCGTAGCGCTGCAGCAGCGTGCCCAGCTTGCGCACCAGGCGGCGGTCGGCCGCAGCCCGCACGCCGGGCACGCGCTGGGCCAGCGCGTACGGGGCCATGGTCAACACCCCCAGGCCCATGCCCACGGCCGCACGCAGTTTGTCGCGCCGGCTCACCGTGACCCCAATGCGTTCGGCACGCGCGAAATCTCCGCCCATGAAGTTGCGCACGAAGAACAAGCGGGCCACGCTCGGTTCGCAGCGCGCGCGCACCCCGCCGGCCCAACCCGGGTCGCGCCCCAGGTCGGCCGCCATGGTGGAGCGGATGAGCGCGCCGCAGGTGGCGTCGTCAAAGCCCGCGCGCAAGGTGGCGTGCCGCGTCTGCAGCACGTCGACGAGGGCCTGCGGCGTGTCGGGCAACAGCTCGGCCGGCAGGCCCAGCAGGTGGCAGCGGTAGCGCGCCAGTTCGACCTGGGCGCGCTCATCGGGCGTGAACTGTTGACCCGGACGCTGCAGCGCCCGCTGCGCCACCAGGTAGGCTGAAATCAAGCCGGCCGGCATCTGATCGACCTGCGGGATGGGGATGCCATAGACCTGGGTGTTCCACAGGCCGGGCTTGGTCAAGGCATGAAAACGCACCATGGCGTGCATGAGCCGCACCTGCGCCGCCGCCTTGAAGCCGGCGCCGTGGCGATCGAGCGCCCCGGGCAGGGTGGACAGCGTGAAGAAGGTGGCGGTTTCCAGCACCCGGCGTCCCGAGGTCTCGTTGGACAAGGCCCCCGTCAGCGCCATGGGCAAGGCCGTGTATTGGTTGGTGAAGGTGCCGAAGAACGCACCGCGGATGACCAGGGGCGCGATGTGGGCCATGCTGTTGCGCGAGGCGCGCGCGCCTTGCGCCACCAGGTCCATGTCCACCCAGTCGGGCACCCCCTCCATCTCGCGCACGAAGGCATGGAGTTCTGGCGGTGCATCGGGCACGGCCTCGACACCGCGATCACAGGCCAGCGCCAGCATGTCCACCAGCTTGCGAAAGCCCAGCGACGGGATCAGGCACGCATAGGCATCGGCCACCACATCCCCCATGAAGGTGTAGGTGCGGATGCGTTCGACCAGCTCGCGGTTGCGCAGCAGGGTTTCACGCCGATGGGCAAAGGCCGGCATCAAGACCGAAGGCTGAGCCATGTCCTCGGTGTAGCGCTCGGGCCAGGTGTCCAGGGGCAAGGTGCCATACAGCAGCGGCACCTGCTCGCGCTGGTGGACGAGGCGGGCCATGAGCGCCTCGCTGCTGGTGGGAAATGGGGTGGACGCGGGCGCGCGGGCTGCAACGGTCATGGGAAGGTCTCCGGGGCTGTGTTTCGCCAATTATTATCAATTGATAGTAATTTGACCAGTACCATCGCCACATCTTTGTTGCCGCCCTGTTTGCCGTGGTCACAGCGCCGACCTCCTCCCACCGAGAACCCTCACCCGCCCGCGCCAAGCTCAAAACCGAGGGCTATGCCAAGGGCGACGCCGCGCGCCAACGCGTGCTCGATGCCGCCCTGTTGGCGTTCGGCCAAGCCGGCTTCAAGGGCGCAACCACGCGCCAGATTGCCGAGCAGGCCGGCGTGCAGCTGCCCGCCATCGCGTACTACTTCGGCAACAAGGACGGCCTGTACCTGGCCTGCGCGCACGAGGTGATCGCGCGCTACCGCGCCCGCGTGGGCCAGGCGGCCGAACACGCGCTGGCGCTGCTGCAGCCACCCCGCCCAACCGACACGCCATCGCCACGGTCGGCCCAGCAGGCCTACGACGCGCTCTCGCAACTCATCCACGCCCTGGTCGGGTTGCTCGTCGGCTCCAGCGAATCGCAGCGCTGGACCGCCTTCATCGCCCGCGAAATGGGCTCGCCCGGCCCGGCCTACCAGCTGCTGTACCGCGACCTGTGGGCACCGGGCGTGGACCTGGTGACGCGCCTGATCGCCCGCGTCCAGGGACCGGCCGACGACACCCCCGCCGCCCTGGCGCAGGCCCGTGTGCAGGCGGTGCTGCTCATCTCCAGCCTGGTGCGCTTCCAGTCGGGGCGCGAGCTGGCGCTGCAGCTGCTGCAGTGGCCGCGCATCGGCCCCGACGAATGCGCCACCATCGCCGCCGTGTTGCTGGCCCCGCTGCAACCCGCCCAGCGCTGATGGTCACCCGCCATGGCTGCGCGCCTCTCCCATCGCACCAGCCGTCCGCCGATGCGGCTGGCGGCCCCTGTTGGCCCGGGGCTGATCAGGCCTGGTGGCAGGCCTTTGGCACCCTGATCCCAACCCTGAGCCCTGCGCTGAGCCTCGACATTGGCAAGGCAGTATCACCAAGTACTCGTTTTCATGAAAACGAAGGTGACGCCATACTCCACCATTCTCGGGTGCACCCCCGCAACGTGGCCGAGCAGCTCAACGCGGTGGCGCAGCGGCACCCCGAGCCGCCGCCCGTGCGCTTCGTGCCGCAAGCAGCGCTGCCCGCGGGCGAAGCCTACGAAGCCTTCATCGCCCGCACCGGCTGCGTGCCCACGCGCGACAACTGGCACGACCTGCTCAACGGCCTGGTCTGGCTGCGCCTGCCGCGCACCAAACAGCGGCTCAACCGCCTGCAGATGGCCGAGATCGCCCGCGACGGCGTCGGCGCGCGCCGTGGCCCCGTGCGCGACGCCTGCACCGTGTTCGACGAGAACGCTGCGCTGCTGCACGCGCCCGACGCGCTGTGGCTGGCCCTGCTCGAGCGCCGCTGGGCCGACCTGTTCGGCCCCTTGCGGCCGCTGTGGGCGCACAGCCGGCTGCTGGTGTTCGGCCACGCCGCGCTCGAAAAGCTGCTGACGCCCTACAAGTCCATCACCGTGCACGTCTGGCGTGTGCCGCAACCCTTCGACCCCGCGGGCGACCTGCGCGAGCTGGACGCCTGGCTGGCGCAGGACCTGCGGCCCGCCACGCTGACCGCCCCGCCCTGGCGCCCGCCGGTGCGTTCCGCCGACGGGCTGGGCCCCAATGGGCCAAGCCAAGCCACGCATGCGCTGGCTGGCGGGCCGAACGGCTTGGCGACTGCCTTGACGACCGCCTTGCCGATTGGCGAGCCGATTGGCGTGCCGACTGGCGTGCCGATTGGCTCGCTGCACGATGCGCCGCACGCGCTACCCACGTCTTCGCACCCGACGACCGGCACGCGGCTCGGGCAACCAGGCGATCTCCAGCACGGCGAGCCTCGCAGCAAGCCCCATGGCCAGCCCGTCGGCAAACCCTTTGCCCCGCTGCCGATACTGGGCGTGCCGGGCTGGTGGGCCGGCAACCGCGAGCCGGGCTTCTACGACGACGCCACGGTGTTCCGCCCCGCTCGGCGTTGACGGCGTGCGCATGGCCCGTCGGCGGGCTTGCCCACCGCACGCGTGAAGGCGAGCGGTCTGCATCCCGCCTCACCTAGAGTACCGGCCGATTCCGATGATCTGCTCATCGAAAACGCCTCTTACTACCCCCATGACCTCGCAGTGGATGACCTGGATCCGCCTCTGCACGGTCTGCTGCAGCGCCTCAAGGGGCTGAATCACCTGGCTGGAGGCGCGGGCTCAGGCGCACGGGCAGCCGCAACCCCGCGCCAGACCTCAGTGCGCCGAGGGCGCCGTGCGGGCTGGCGACGGGCATCGCGCCAGCGCGGCCCGGAACGAGTCGGACTCGGTTGAAGCCCCGGCGGGCGCGGCGGGGTCGGTCGCCGTGGCCTGCCCGGCCGCACTGCTCGCGGACGCACGCCCTGCAGCCAGCAGTTGCACGACCTTGGCATCGCGCGCAGCCTGGGCGTCGTGGCGGGTTTGGGCGCTGTGCGCCATGGCCCGGCCGATGCGCCCGAGTGCGCCCTGGACGCACGGTGTCGGCGCGTGGCGCCGGGCCAGCTCGCAGACCAGTTGCAGCGCTTGCGGCGTCAGCCCTGCCTCGGCATGCGCCAGGGCGAAGTGCGTGCTTTCAAACAGGCTGGGCGGCACGTCGGCCCCATAGCGCTGCGCGCGCCGGTGGCGGTGCGCCAGGTAGGCCGTGTAGTCAGCTGGCGTGACGCGCTCGGGCATGTCGAACGGCCAGCCGTCGAACGCCAGCCGCAGGCCATCGGCCCAGGTGGCCTGGGGCGTGGTGCCATGGTCGTCCTGCGCGTACTGCACACGCTGCCAACGCAGACGCCCCTGCAGGGCCGCGGCCGGCTGGCGCTGCAGGAAGTCGGCCACCGCATCGACCGACGTGGTGATGGCGCGTTCGTTGCGGCCCGAGCTCAGAACCAGCAGGCGCTCGCCCGGCACTGCCAGCACCTGCGGCCACGCGGCCTGCAGCCGCTTCAGGGGCTGGCCCTCATCCCACCAGAGCGAGGGGCTGGCCAGCACATGGGCCTGGAACAGGCCGGGCCGCGTGGTCAGCGCATGCAAACCGAACAACCCGCCGTAGGGTGGCCGAACAAGGCGCGCCAGGCCGTGGTGCGGTAGCTGCGGTCCAGCGCGGGCAGCAGCTCGTGCTCGATGAACGCGAGGAAGTCGTCGGCACCGCCGGTCTGGGCCGCATGGGTGGCCTGGGGGCCAACCACCGGCGTCGCGGTTTGGGGGCCGGGGCCGCGCGGCGCGTCCGTCACGCGCGCCGGCGTCAGCTCGCGGCTGCGGTCTATGGGCGCGACGGCGACGACGAGAAGCTCGGGGATCACCTCGCCGCGCGCCAGAAAGCGCACCAGGCTTTCGGTGTGCGCCAGCTGCTGTGGCCCGTCGAGCAGCACCAGCACCGGGTAGCGCAGGCCAGGCTCGCGGCCGTAGCTCGCCGGCAGGCTGACGGCCACGCTGCGCGACTGCCCCAGCACGGCGCTGTCCAGGGTGAGGTAGTGCACGGCCGCTGCCTGCTCGGCATGGGCGCGAAACGCAGGCGGCACCGCCGACGTGGCGGTGAATGTCCCCGTGGGCACGCCGCTGTGCGCAGGCGCGGGCACTGGCACCGGAGCCGCCGCCCACGCGGCGCCCTGGCCCGGCACGCTGAGCAGCGCCAGGCCCAGCAGCACCGCCAGCCGGATGGGGTGGACACGGCGCGCCGGGCTGCGCCGTGTTGGAGCAGCAAGCGGGCTCAGAACGACACCGTGGCGGCCAGTTTGAAGGTGCGCGGTGCGCCCGGCATGACGAAGCCATCCGAGAACACGCCCGTCCAGTAGCGCTTGTTGGTCACGTTGTCGATGGCTGCGTTCAGGCGCAGCGGCACGCTGCCCACGCGGGTCTCGTACTTGGCGTTCAGGTCAAACCGGTGCCACGACGGCACGCGCACCTTGTTGCCCGAATCGGACCACTGCGCACCGGTGTAGACCACGCGCCCGCCCACGGCCAGGCCGGGCACCGGCGTGGACCACTGCAGGCCGAGGTTGGCCGTCCAGTCCGGCACGGCGAACGAGTCCAGCCCGGTGTTGAGCTGCTTGGCCCGGTTGTGGGCCACGCCGCCCAGCAGCGACAGCTGCGGCAGGACCTGGCCGAACACGTTCCACTCCAGGCCGCGCAGGCGCTGCATGCCGCCTTCGGTCAGCGTGTTGTTCACGTCGATCAGGGTGGCGCGCTTGATCTGGAACGCGCTGAGGGTGTGCGTGAGCGCGCCCTGCTGCAGCTTGACGCCGACCTCCAGCTGCTTGGTGCGCGTGGGTTTGAAGGTTTCGCCCTCGTTGGCGTAGCCCACGCCCACGGTCTGGCCGGCCTGCAGGCCTTCCATGTAGTTGCCGAACAGCGACACGGTGTCACCCCAGGGTTTGACCACCACCCCCAGCGACGGCGAGATGCGCTGCGCGCTGTAGCCGCCCAGCTGCTGCACCTTCTGCAGGCGCGCACCCAGCATGAGGTGGGCGCGCTCGTCCCACGCGGTCATGGTGTCGGCCACGACGAAGGACTGCAGCTTGTCGTCCACGTTGTAGGCGGGCTCGGCCGGCGCCGCCGGGAACACGGGCGTGACGGGGTTGTAGATGTTCTGCGCGTAACCGGTGTTGGCACGGTTGGCCGTGCCTTCCTTGTAGCGCACCAGGTTGTAGGCCACCTGCAGGCGGTGTTGGACGGCCCCGGTGCTGAACTTGCCGATGGCGCCCACGTCCAGGGCCAGGCGGCGCGACTTGGTGCTGACGTTGTAGACAAAACCCTGCGAGGCGCCGTCTGCCCCCGTGACGATGGTGCGCGTGCCGAACATCAGGCCGTCGCCGCGGCCCTCGGAGCCGCCGACGGCCGCATAGCCCTGCCACTGGTCGTTGAAGTCGACCTCGCCCCGCACCATGGCGCCGGTGTTCTTGTAGATGCCCTGCGTGTCGCGGAACATGTTCACATCGCCCTTGGGCGGCGCCAGCAGGTAGCCCAGGCTGCGCGCGAAGTTGAACATGCCGGGGCTGCCGTTGCGGATGCTGTCGCGGTTGCTGTACACGTCCAGCCACAGGCGGGCCTTGTCGCCCTGCCAGTCCAGGGCCAGGGCGCCCAGCTGGCGGCGCTGCTTTTCGTCCTCGGCGCCGGACTTGCCGTCGCCATAGACGCCGTTCACGCGCAGCCCCAGGCGCTGGTCGGCCCCGAAGCGGCGGCTCACGTCGGCATGCACCTGTGCGTACGCATCGCTGGCGAACGAGGTCGTCAGCTCGGTCAGCGGCTTGGCGCCGGCGCGCTTGGTCACCAGGTTGATGGTGCCGCCCACGGCCTCGGCCGGCGCCATGCCCGACAGCAGCGCGCTGGGGCCGCGCAGCACCTCGACGCGTTCGAGCATCTCGACCGGCACGTGGTTGGCCGGGGCAATGCCATACAGGCCGTTGGTCGCGATGTCCATGGCCGAGACGTCGAGGCCGCGGATGGTGAAGTTCTCCAGCATGTGGCCGTTGTTGGTGGTGAAGCGCACCGAGGGGTCGCTTTCCAGCACGTCGGCCAGGGTGTAGCTCACCGTGTCCTGGATGAGCTGGCGGGTGTAGGCGTTCACGCTCACGGGCGCATCCACGATGGGCACGTTGCCCAGCACGCCCAGGCGCGCCCCCTTGGCCGCCTGGCCCCCGGGCGCCACGCCCGGCAGCTCGTTGGCCTCCAGCGTGGCGCTCACCTCCACCGACGGCAGGGTGCCGCCGCTGCCGGCTGCGCCGGCCTGCTGGGCCAGGGCCGGCAGGCAGCACAGGCTGAGCACAGCCAGGGCAATGGGGTGGCGCGCGGGGCGGGCGCCGGAACGCAACAGCGAAGCTTTCATGTCAATCGACCTTGGGTTGGGGAAGGAGCCGCCTGGGCGTGGCGGCCGGGGCGTGCAGGGTCTTGCTGCCGGCGCCAGGCCAGCCAGGCAAAAAAGCACGAAAGAACCAGGCACAAGACACCCAGTATCAAACCATCCTCTTTATTGATGAAACAGAATTGCATGGATACTGCCTGATCAATGAACACACCCACCAGCACCGCGAGCTGCACCAGGCGTTGCACAGCGCTGTGGCCCACAGCAGGCCGGTGGCGGCCCGGGCCGTGCCCCCGTGCGAATGCCCAGGTCAGTGGCGCGCACGGCCAGCACGCCCAGGGCCCCGAACACGGGCCCCAGCACACCGCCACGCCAAACGCCGGGCTCGCGGGGCGTGGTCAGCACCCACGCCCCGCCCGCCAACAGCAACCGCATCAGGCCCTGAGTCATGGTGTCGATCAGCCTGTAAATGAAAATGATTCTTATTATAAAAGCTCACCCGAGGCGCATGCCTTGCCCGGCAGGCGCGCCGTCGGCGCGCGGCTGATCGGGTGCCCGTGTGCCCGCGCCCACACCAGCGCGGGGGGCCTCGATCTGAGCGGCATCCGCGCCCATGGCCGACAGCCACTGGCCCACGATGGCGAGGTGGCCCCTTCGGCCTGCGCATCGGACCAGAGCGCACCACCCAGCGACACCAGCCGCAGGTGGTCAAGTGCGACTTCACCGCGCACGCCACGGCCCAGCACCTCCGCCGCCGGCATGGCCTCGGGTGCGCCCACGGCCCCGGCCCAAGAAGGCGAAGCGGTCCGCGCCCATGTCCTGCACGTTGGCCAGCCTGGGCGTCAGCCTCGGTCCGGTGAGTCGTCCGTCGGCTGGCATCATCGGTATGCCTCAGCTTCCGTTCCTCAGAAAACGACTGTGCAGGGTTACTGCCAACCCGATCCTGTCCCCTCGCGTTCACGGCTTGGCTTGCACCCCACACCAGCCGCCCCCAAACCGCTGCGGACCCACTCCTCGAGCGTGTGCGGGCGCTGGCCGCGCTGGTGTGCCCCCGCGATCAACCGCCCTGCCGCCCCTGAGACGCCATCCCCACCTGCGGCTCCAGGTGGATCCCGATGTGGCGCCCGACCGTGCCGCGAAGCACCCAGGGCGCCTTGCCGTGCAGCATGCAGCACCTCGTCAAGAGGTATCCGCCTGGCTTCTTTTCTCATCAAGCGGCGCTGACTGCATACCTAAAAGCAATCCAAGCCGGCTGCGATGCAATCGCTGAAATGCGCCCATGCGCCTGTGGGCAACGCCACATCGCTCGGCTGCCGGTCCACCGCGCGGCGCCTGGCTGGCCCGCGCTGTGCATCGCCGGAACCGCAGCAGTGGTGAGGACCGAAAGACCCGAAGGCAGTCCCCGGGCCGATCGCGGGCCGGCAGCGGCCTCGCCACAATGGCGGGTCGACACCCGCAACCAGGAGCGCCTGTGCCCCAGACCGCCACCCACTTTTACGAACCCAAGGACGGCCACCGCCTGCCGCACGACCCCTTCAACGCCATCGTGGCGCCGCGCCCCATCGGCTGGATCTCGACCCAGGATGCGCAGGGCGTGCTGAACCTGGCGCCCTACTCCTTCTTCAACGGCTTCAACTACAAGCCCCCCATCGTGGGCTTTTCCAGCCTGGGCGACAAAGACAGCGTGCGCAACGCACGGGCCACGGGCGAGTTCGGCTGGAGCCTGGCCACCCGCCCGCTGGCCGAGGCCATGAACGCCAGCTGCGCCATGGTGCCGCCCGAGGTGGACGAGTTCGCCCTGGCAGGCCTGACGCCGGAGCCCTCGCGCTGCATCGCCGCGCCGCGCGTGGCCGAGAGCCCGGTGTCGTTCGAATGCAAGGTCACGCAGATCCTGCAGCTGCAGA
Protein-coding regions in this window:
- a CDS encoding CerR family C-terminal domain-containing protein; this translates as MVTAPTSSHREPSPARAKLKTEGYAKGDAARQRVLDAALLAFGQAGFKGATTRQIAEQAGVQLPAIAYYFGNKDGLYLACAHEVIARYRARVGQAAEHALALLQPPRPTDTPSPRSAQQAYDALSQLIHALVGLLVGSSESQRWTAFIAREMGSPGPAYQLLYRDLWAPGVDLVTRLIARVQGPADDTPAALAQARVQAVLLISSLVRFQSGRELALQLLQWPRIGPDECATIAAVLLAPLQPAQR
- a CDS encoding NAD(P)/FAD-dependent oxidoreductase, with the protein product MIRIAELRLPLSAAEAPESALRALAAQKLGLPPDDLAQLTVFKRSFDARKAELLAVYIVDLSLSRPEDEAPLLARFGQDPHVQPTPDMTWHAPVQGPLAGQDARPRPVVIGFGPCGMFAALVLAQMGLKPIVLERGKTVRQRTKDTWGLWRKRELTPESNVQFGEGGAGTFSDGKLYSQIRDPRHLGRKVMREFVQAGAPDEILYVAHPHIGTFKLVKVVENIREQIKALGGEVRFEQRVTDIVVESGPQGRHLRGLQVLDQATGQSQTLRCDHAVFALGHSSRDTFAMLYTHGVTLHAKPFSIGFRVEHPQGLIDRARWGRHAGHPLLGAADYKLVHHASNGRAVYSFCMCPGGTVVAATSEPGRVVTNGMSQYSRNERNANAGIVVGITPEDYPRSPLEFERELGHTHGVEALAADAHHPLAGIVLQRQLETRAYELGGRDYSAPGQLVGDFVAGRPSREFGEVQPSYKPGVTLGDLHPSLPAYAIEAMREAFPAFGKKIKGFDRSDAVLTGVETRTSSPVQFARDEAFQSPGVRGLFPAGEGAGYAGGILSAGVDGIKVGEAVALAMQAQS
- a CDS encoding oxygenase MpaB family protein, which encodes MTVAARAPASTPFPTSSEALMARLVHQREQVPLLYGTLPLDTWPERYTEDMAQPSVLMPAFAHRRETLLRNRELVERIRTYTFMGDVVADAYACLIPSLGFRKLVDMLALACDRGVEAVPDAPPELHAFVREMEGVPDWVDMDLVAQGARASRNSMAHIAPLVIRGAFFGTFTNQYTALPMALTGALSNETSGRRVLETATFFTLSTLPGALDRHGAGFKAAAQVRLMHAMVRFHALTKPGLWNTQVYGIPIPQVDQMPAGLISAYLVAQRALQRPGQQFTPDERAQVELARYRCHLLGLPAELLPDTPQALVDVLQTRHATLRAGFDDATCGALIRSTMAADLGRDPGWAGGVRARCEPSVARLFFVRNFMGGDFARAERIGVTVSRRDKLRAAVGMGLGVLTMAPYALAQRVPGVRAAADRRLVRKLGTLLQRYGHADFTTDAAHYRPGATAAAQRS
- a CDS encoding flavin reductase family protein, yielding MAGRHPQPGAPVPQTATHFYEPKDGHRLPHDPFNAIVAPRPIGWISTQDAQGVLNLAPYSFFNGFNYKPPIVGFSSLGDKDSVRNARATGEFGWSLATRPLAEAMNASCAMVPPEVDEFALAGLTPEPSRCIAAPRVAESPVSFECKVTQILQLQNAAHEDLPTWVVFGEVVAVHIAEHLLIDGIYQTAAAQPISRGGGPADYFDVRPDNLFKMRRPG
- a CDS encoding DUF3025 domain-containing protein — translated: MHPRNVAEQLNAVAQRHPEPPPVRFVPQAALPAGEAYEAFIARTGCVPTRDNWHDLLNGLVWLRLPRTKQRLNRLQMAEIARDGVGARRGPVRDACTVFDENAALLHAPDALWLALLERRWADLFGPLRPLWAHSRLLVFGHAALEKLLTPYKSITVHVWRVPQPFDPAGDLRELDAWLAQDLRPATLTAPPWRPPVRSADGLGPNGPSQATHALAGGPNGLATALTTALPIGEPIGVPTGVPIGSLHDAPHALPTSSHPTTGTRLGQPGDLQHGEPRSKPHGQPVGKPFAPLPILGVPGWWAGNREPGFYDDATVFRPARR
- a CDS encoding TonB-dependent receptor, whose product is MKASLLRSGARPARHPIALAVLSLCCLPALAQQAGAAGSGGTLPSVEVSATLEANELPGVAPGGQAAKGARLGVLGNVPIVDAPVSVNAYTRQLIQDTVSYTLADVLESDPSVRFTTNNGHMLENFTIRGLDVSAMDIATNGLYGIAPANHVPVEMLERVEVLRGPSALLSGMAPAEAVGGTINLVTKRAGAKPLTELTTSFASDAYAQVHADVSRRFGADQRLGLRVNGVYGDGKSGAEDEKQRRQLGALALDWQGDKARLWLDVYSNRDSIRNGSPGMFNFARSLGYLLAPPKGDVNMFRDTQGIYKNTGAMVRGEVDFNDQWQGYAAVGGSEGRGDGLMFGTRTIVTGADGASQGFVYNVSTKSRRLALDVGAIGKFSTGAVQHRLQVAYNLVRYKEGTANRANTGYAQNIYNPVTPVFPAAPAEPAYNVDDKLQSFVVADTMTAWDERAHLMLGARLQKVQQLGGYSAQRISPSLGVVVKPWGDTVSLFGNYMEGLQAGQTVGVGYANEGETFKPTRTKQLEVGVKLQQGALTHTLSAFQIKRATLIDVNNTLTEGGMQRLRGLEWNVFGQVLPQLSLLGGVAHNRAKQLNTGLDSFAVPDWTANLGLQWSTPVPGLAVGGRVVYTGAQWSDSGNKVRVPSWHRFDLNAKYETRVGSVPLRLNAAIDNVTNKRYWTGVFSDGFVMPGAPRTFKLAATVSF
- a CDS encoding alpha/beta hydrolase, with translation MPTGTFTATSAVPPAFRAHAEQAAAVHYLTLDSAVLGQSRSVAVSLPASYGREPGLRYPVLVLLDGPQQLAHTESLVRFLARGEVIPELLVVAVAPIDRSRELTPARVTDAPRGPGPQTATPVVGPQATHAAQTGGADDFLAFIEHELLPALDRSYRTTAWRALFGHPTAGCSVCMR